The DNA region GTGTCGAGGCCAAGCGACTGCCCGACGGCAGCGTCGCGTTCCGCCAGTCCAAGGACCCGGAGGGGCCCGCGCTGATCTACACCCGGGACGAGATGATCTCGTTCCTGGAGGGCGCGAAGTCCGGCCAGGCCGACTTCCTCGTCGCCTGACGCCGCCCGTCGCCCGACACCCTGTCCGAACTCCCGCGTCGCGAGCCCGCGCTCCGACGCCCTCGCCCGCCCGGTCCGGGCGGCACCACTACGCCCGCACAACCATCCACCACTACGGCCGCACAACCGGACAACCCGCACGCGCACTCCCGCCGTGCGGGTCGCCCGGCCACACTGGGAAAGTCGGTCGTCCTGGAGGGAGTGGTATGCGCACGCTCCATGAGGCCGTCGACCGGTGCCGGACACTGGTCGTCGAGGGCCCCGACGGCATCGCCAGAAGCGGGCTGCTCGCCGAACTGGTCCGCAGCGGATTCATGATCAGGCGCTCGCGGGGCCACCTGCACCACGTGGACCCGACCCGTCCGTACCGCGAACTCCTCGCCGCCCCCGGCCGCCTGGCGGTCGACGGCGGCATCATCCACGAACTCGTCTACGGGCCGCTGCGCCGCGGGCACTCCCGGGTGACATGGATCCAGGCGCTCGACTTCGCCGAGTCCGTGGCCGAGCGGGACGGCGCCCTTCTCCATCTGACGGACTCCGGACACCGCCCGGACTCCGAGAGCGCCGAGGCTGCCGATGCCTACCGCAGGGCGTTCCGCACCCTCGCCCAGCACGTCCCCGTCGTCACTCTGGACGTCGGTGGCCCCAGTCCTCCCATCCGTGCGCCATCCGCCCCCGATCTTCAACTGGGGCGATGCAAAGGGCAGTTGACGGTAGGTTGGAAGCAGACCGCGTGACGCACGGCAGGAGATCTCGCATGGCAGACGGCCAGTCCATCCCCGACCGGGACGCTTTGTCCAAGATCGACACCACGGTGCCGCATTCGGCCCGCATCTGGAACTACTGGATGGGCGGCAAGGACAACTACGAGGTCGACCGGGAGGCGGGTGACGCCTACAGCGAGATCGCCCCGAACATCGAGGCGATGGCCCGCGCCTCCCGCGGCTATCTGATCCGTACCGTGACGTTGGTCGCCGGTGAGCTGGGCATCCGCCAGTTCCTGGACATCGGCACGGGCCTGCCCACGTACGACAACACCCACCAGGTCGCCCAGCGCGTGGCGCCCGAGTCGCGGATCGTCTACGTGGACAACGATCCGCTGGTGCTGCGGCACGCCCAGGCGCTGCTCACCAGCACCCCCGAGGGTGTCACCGACTACATCGACGCGGACCTGCACGAGCCCGAGAAGATCATCGAGGCCGCGAGCAAGATCCTCGACTTCAGCAAGCCCGTCGCGCTGATGCTGATGGGCATCCTGGGCCACATCCAGGACTACGAAGAGGCCCGGTCGATCGTCCGCCGTCTCCAGGCCGCTCTGCCGCCGGGCAGCTACTTCGTGCACTACGACAGCACCGACACGGACGCCGAGCTCAAGCGGGCCCAGGAGGGCTACGACGACACCGGCGCCGTCCCGTACGTGCTGCGCAGCCCGCGGGAGATCTCCGTCTACTACGACGGTCTCGAACTGCTGGACCCCGGCATCGTCTCCTGCCCGCTGTGGCGCCCCGAGCCGGGCAGCACTCCGGAGGCGACGGACGTGTACGGGGGCGTCGCCCGCAAGTCCTGAGTCCCCGCGGCCCTGACGCCCCCCGTTGGCGCCAGGGCCGGTCCGGGTCCCGCCGGTCAGGGCCTCGCGGCCGGCTCGATGTTCTGGTTGAGCCGGAAGAGGTTGCCCGGGTCGTACTCGGCCTTGATCCGGGCCAGCCGGGCGTAGTTGTCGCGGTAGCTGGCGCGTACGCGCTCCTGGCCCTCGTCCATCATCATGTTCACGTAGGCGCCGCCCGCCGAGTACGGGTGGAGGGCCTCGAAGTAGTCGACGGTCCACCGCTTGATGTCGTCGGCGTTGGCCGGGTCGGGGTCCACGCCCGCGAAGACGGAGGCCCAGCGTGCGTCGCGGTAGCTCCAGGCGGTGTCCGTCGGCGCGTGGTCGTGGACGGCGCCGTCGATCGGGTACAGGTGCATGGTCGACTTCATGGTCGGCAGTTCGGCGCCGAACTTGGCGTGCAGGTCGATCGCCTCGGCGGGGATCTCGTTGACGAAGTCGGCACGCCAGTACCACTGGTCGCCGGGCGGGTAGAGGCCGTCGAAGGCACCCTGGATCATGGGGTGCGGCATCGGCGCGGGGCCGTGCAGCATCGGCTCCGGCAGGGCGTCGAGCAGGGGCGCCATCGCGCGCGCCGCCGCGTCCGCGTCCTCCCCGGCGTAGCACCACACGACACCACAGGCCTTGCGCCCATGGAGCTCCTCGGGGAACGGCGGTGCGGGCGGGACCGCGCCGATCAGGAAGAAGCCGTTCAGTTCACGGGGCGCGTGCGGGATGAAGTCGCGGTAGGCGGCGAGTACTTCGGCGCACTGTTCGACGGGCCAGAACGTGGGACCCGCGACGACCGTGCTCACCTCGTGCAGCCGGAACAGGAACGAGGTGACGACGCCGAAGTTGCCGCCTCCGCCGCGGATCGCCCAGAACAGGTCGGGGTTCTCGTCGGCGCTCGCGCGCACGCCGCGGCCGTCGGCCAGGACGACCTCGGCTTCCAGGAGGTTGTCGATGGCCAGCCCGCACTTGCGGGTGAGATGGCCGAGGCCGCCGCCGAGCGTGAGGCCCCCGACGCCGGTCGTGGAGATGATGCCGCTCGGGGTGGCCAGACCGTGCGCGTTGGTGGCCCGGTCCACCTCGCCCCAGACGCAGCCGCCGCCGACGCGGACCGTCCTGGCCTCGGGGTCGACCTCGATGTCCTTGAGCGGGGACAGGTCGACGACCACTCCGTCGTCGCAGGTCCCGAGTCCCGCGCCGTGGTGCCCTCCGCCGCGCACGGCGAGCGGCAGATCGTGGGCGCGGGCGAAGCCGACGGCGTGCGTGACGTCCTCGGCGCTCGTACAGCGCGCCACCAGGGCGGGCCGACGCACGATCATCGCGTTGTAGACGGGACTGGCCTCTTCGTAGCCGGAGTCGTCCGGCCCGATCAACTGTCCCTTGAACTGGGTGAGTTCCTGCCGGGCCGCTTGTGCGGGTGTGACGGACATGTGCATCCCCCGATCCGGGACCCGGCTTCCGGGCCCCTTCCATGGGCCTGTTTCTAGTCCCGTCCACCGTGCGCAGATATCCGTGCCGGTCACTCAGCTCGGCGTCGGCGGCTACCTAGGTCTCGCGTCCGGGCACCAGCCCCAGCTCCGTGGCGCGGGCGGTGGCCTGGCGCCGGGAGCGGGCACCGAGCTTGTCCAGTACGGCGGAGACGTGGTTGTCGACCGTACGGACCGAGACCACGAGCCGCTCGGCGATCTCGGGGTTGGTCAGCCCCTGGGCCAGCAGTCGCATCACCTGGAGCTGGCGCTCGGTGAGGCCCGCGGGGTTGTCGCGCGTCGCGGCGAGCGGGCCGCGCGGGATGTGGCGCACGCCGAGCCGTCGCAGTTCGCCGCGGACCAGGCGGGCCAGGGGCTCCGCGCCGAGCGCGTCCAGACCGGCGAGGGCCGTGAGCTTGTCGTCCGGGTCCGGGCTCTCGGCGAGGGCGGCGGCATCCTCGTACGGGCAGCCGGCCGCGCGCCAGACCTCGGCCGCCTCGCGCCACCGTCCGGCGGTCTGGAGCGCGTACGGATGGTCCCAGCCGTCCGCCGGTACGGGGCTGCCCGCCTTGGTGAGCCAGTAGCCGAGTTCGGCCACGTGCGGCATGGCGGACAGGCGGCGCGCCTCCTCGAAGACCTCACCGGCGACCGCGATCACCGCCGCGTGATCGCCCCGGAGCCAGGCCGCCTCCGCCCGGGCGACCGCGACCGGCCCGGTGCGCTGCAGTTCACGGGCGCGCACGGCGATTTGCCAGGCCTCGTCGAGCAGTTGCTCCCCGCCGTCCCGGCCGCGGCGGACGCGTACCCGCGCCAGCACGGTCAGTGCGGGGCAGCGGGCGGGCACGAAGTCGTGGGCGCCGATCTCGGCGTGCCGCTCCGCGTCGTCCCAGGCCCCGGCGGCGAACCGGCGCAGCGCCGTCGCGACATGGAGATAGCTGAGGAAGCCGACGTGTTCCGCCCGGTCCGCCAGCGCCATACCGGGTGCCAGGTAGCGGTCGGCCTCGGTGAACTCGAGGCGTTGGAGCAGCGTCCAGATGAGGTTGGCGTACGACCGGCAGGCGTGCTCGACCTCGCCCGCGGCCAGCGCGACCTTCAGGCTCTCCTCCAGTTGGGCGCGGCCGAGCGGGTCGCCGGAGCGCCAGCGGGCGGAGCCGACGTTGTTGAGGGCGTGCGCGAGGATCGCGTCGTCCCCGGTGCGGCGGGCCAGTGCGATGGCGCGCTCGCCGAAGTCGATGGCCAGGGCGCTGCGTTCGGAGAGCATGTGGAGCTGGGAGGTGTTGCTGAGGGCGAGCGCGAGCAGCCGGTCGTCGCCCGCGTCCTCCAGGACGGCGATGGCCTCGCGCGCGGCACGCTGTGCCTCGTCGGCGTTGCCCGCCCACCAGTGGATACGGGACAGCCAGCGCAGGTCGGCGCCGAGCGCCCGGGTGTCGCCGAGGAACCGCCGCAGCGCGACCGCGTCCCGTTCGGCGTCCACGGCGGCCGCGGAGTCGGCGATGGTGTAGCTCTCCACGGCGTACCGCTCCAGCAGGTCGGCCAGTTCGGTGGCCTCGAACCGGTCGCGCTGTCGCAGGACGAGCCGCAGATGGGCGGCGGCCTCCCGGTGCGCACCGGCACTTGAGGCGTCCCGGGCGGCGTCGGGGCCGTACCGCGCGATGGCCTCCTGGTCGCCGGCTTCCGCCGCGTGGTGGACGACGCGGGCCGGGTCGGAGCCGGGCTTGGCTACGAGCGCGGCGAGGATGTGGCGGTTGAGTTCGATACGCCGTGCGGCGGGCAGCGAGTCGGCGACGGCCCTGCGGATCAACTCGTGCCGGAAACCGGCCCGTTCGGGGGTCACGGTGAGCAGTCCGCGCTGTTCGGCGGCGGCCAGTTCGGCCACGCCGTCCGTGAACAGCGTGTCGACCAGGGACCGTTCGACGGCGGACGGGACCACGGCGAGCTGTTCCAGGGCGTCGCGGGTGCGGTCGTCCAGGCCTCGCAGCCGGGCGAGGACGGCGTCGACCACGGTCGGCGGGACCCCGCCGGTGCCGCCGGCCGCCACGACCTCGGCGACGAAGAACGGGTTGCCCGAGGTCACCTCGTACACCTCCGCCGGATCCAGGCGGCTCACCGAGCTCAGCTCCCGCACGGCGCCCGCGGAGAGGCGGGACAGCGGGAGGCGGTGCACGCGTTCGGCCCGGGAGACCTGACCCAGGAGGTGGTGCAGGGGGTGGCGGCGGTCCAGTTCGTCGTCCCGGTAGGTGAGGACCAGGAGGGCCGGGAGGCGTTCCACCCGGTGCACCAGGAACCGCAGGGCGTCGAGCGAGGCCTCGTCGGCCCAGTGCACGTCCTCGATGACGAGGACCGCCGGATGCGGAGCCGCGGTCAGCTCCGCCCGCAGGGCGTCGTACACCCGGGGCCGGTCACCGCCCACCGTGAGGGCCCGGGCCAGTTCGGCACCGACGCTGCCGACGAGGTCGCGGAAGGGGCCGAGCGGCCGTCGCGTCGCGAGGTCGTCGCACTCCCCCACCAGGACGCGCGCCTTCTCGGGCAGCACGGCAGGCATGGCCTTCACCAGGCTCGACTTGCCGATACCCGCCTCGCCGAAGACGAGCGTCACCGAACCGGCTCCGTCCGCCGCGTCCCGCGCGGCGGCGGCCAGACGATCCAGCTCGTCGTCTCGTTCGAGGATCCCCCAATCCACGCTGCGATTCTGGCACGCGCCGGGCCGTTCCGGTCGGTCGCGAACCACTTCCCCGCACGTGGACGCGGACTGCGGCGCCTTCCGGCCCGGCCGAGGACACCCACCCCCGACCTCACCACCCCCTGCGGCACCGACGGCCACACCATGCACGCCTCTTGAAGCCCGACAGCCGCACTGCATAGGATCGTCCACAGTCGAATGAATCGTTTCAAACACCCTTCTCCCTTCGCCACCCGCATCCGTGCACGCATGTACGCAACCAAGGGGCCCCAGATGACCAAGGGTTGGAACCGCCGCGCCTTCCTCCGCACCTCCGTCGCCGGAGCGGGCGCCTCCGCCGCTCTGGGTTCCGGGGCCGTCGAGACCGCCGCCGCGTCGGCGGGAACGGCCGCCGACGCCTCGGGGGCCGGCCGGCTGCGGATCGAGCGCACGACCGTCGAGTACGCCGAGACACTGCTCGGCACCGAGGTCGAAAAGCCCAGACTGACCTGGGAGTTGGCCGCCGAGGGGCGCGGGGCCCGGCAGACCGCGTACCAGGTGAGAGTGGCGCTGAGCAAGAAGGGCCTGCGCCAGGAGCGGCGCACGGTCTGGGACTCGGGGCGGGTCACCTCGGACCGGACCGTCGGTATCGCCTACGACGGCCCGGCTCTCCAGCCGCGCACCCGTTACCACTGGCACGTCAGGGTGTGGGACGGCGAGGGCCGGCCGTCGGCGTGGAGTGCGCCCCGCTGGTGGGAGACAACGTTGTCCAAGGATGCCTGGAAGGGGGTCTGGATCGGTGCGGCCGCCGCGCCGGAGCCGCCGACGTTCGACGGCGCGTCCTGGATCTGGTCACCCGGCTCGACCTCCAACGACGCGCCCGCCGGGCCCCGTTGGTTCCGGGGCGCGCTGACACCGCCCGCGGGCGCGGAGGTCCGGAAGGCGACGCTGCTCGCCACGGCCGACGACGACTTCACCCTGTATCTCGGCGGCGAGCGGGTGGCGCACCAGCCCGAGCAGACCGATGCCTGGCGGCAGGGCCATCTCGTCGACGTCACCGAGCAGGTACGTGCCGCCGGGTCCGGGCCGATCGCGGTCGCCGCCCTGGCGACGAACCGCGGCAACGCCTCCGTCAACCCCGGAGGACTGCTCGTACGGCTCATCGTGGAGACCGGATCGGACACGGTCGAACTGGTCACGGACGAGGGGTGGCGCTGTGCCGAGAATGAGCAAGAAGGCTGGCAGCGGCCGGAGTTCGACGACAGCGGGTGGCCCGAGGCGGCCGTACTCGCGGCGTACGGACAAGGCCCCTGGGGCAACGGTGTGTCGATCACGGCGACCGAGCAGCCGGCTCCGCTGCTGCGACACGAGTTCGCCGTCCCGAAGCCCGTGGCCCGCGCTCGCCTCTACATCAGCGGACTCGCCTACTACGACGCCGAGATCAACGGCAGACGCGTCGGCCGTCAGGTCCTCGACCCGGGCTTCACCGACTACGACGAGACCGTGCTGTACGCGGTGCACGACGTGACGGACCTCCTCCGCCGGGGCACCAACGCGATCGGGGTGACCCTCGGCCGCGGCTTCTTCGGCATGACGACACCGAACGTGTGGAACTGGCACCGCCCTCCGTGGCACGGCGAGCCGCGGCTCCTCGGCCAGTTGGAGATCGACCACCCCGACGGTTCCCGCACCACGGTCGCCACGGACGGCCGGTGGCGGATCACCGATGGCCCGACCCTCTCCAACTCCCTGTACGCGGGCGAGAGTTACGACGCGCGCAAGGCACCCGGAGCGGCCTGGTCCCGCCCCGGATTCGACGACAGCGGCTGGCAGGAGGTCCAGCGGCAGGCGGCCCCTAAAGGCACCCTTCACGCACAGCCGCACGACCCGATCGAGGTCGTCGAGACCGTACGCCCGGTCGCCGTCGAGGAGTTGAGCGAGGGCGTGTACGTCGTCGACATGGGCCGCACGATGGCCGGCTGGACGCGGCTGACCGTGCGGGCCGGCGCCGGGACGACCGTACGCATGATCCACGGAGAGAAGCTGAAGTCCGACGGGAGCGTCCACGCCGAGACCGGGCACGTGCCGGGCCGGTTCCAGACCGACGAGTACGTGTGCGCGGGCGGCGGCGCCGACGAGGTGTGGGAGCCCAAGTTCTCGTACAAGGGCTTCCGTTACGTGCAGATCAGCGGGCTGCCCGCGAAGCCCAAGCCGTCGCAGGTGCTGGGCCGGGTCGTCCATACGCGCGTGGCGGAGACGGGTACGTTCGCCTGCTCCGAGCCGTTCTACGAGCGGCTGGAGGGGGCGATGCGGCGCACGGTCCTCAACAACCTGCACGGCATTCCGACGGACACGCCGATGTACGAGAAGAACGGCTGGACCGGTGACGCGCAGCTGGGCGCGCCCGTCATGACGTACGCGCTCGGAGTGCACCGCTTCCTCTCGAAGTGGCTCGGTGACCTGAAGGACAGTCAGAACGCCGACGGGCAGCTGCCGGTGATCGTCCCGAGCGGCGGCTGGGGCTACGGCGATCTCGGTCCTTCGCCCGAGTGGACGACGGTGTACCCCTTCCTGCTGCGGGAGATGTACCGCGTCTACGGGGACGAGCGGCTGGCCCGTGACCACTGGGCGCCGCTGACGCGCTATCTGGACTGGGAGATCTCCCGGCTGAAGGACGGGCTCGCGGTGACCGCCCTGGGCGACTATCTGCCGCCGGGGTACGGCGGCAACCCGCCCGAGGACACCCGGCTGACCGCGACGGCGTATCTGCACCGGGCACTCACGGACACGGCGGAACTGGCGGATCTGCTGCGCGACGCGGAGGTCGCCGACCGTTATCGCAAGGCCGCCGACGGGCTCAAGGCGGCGTTCAACGCGGCCTTCCTGGGACCGGACGGGCACTACCGCACGGCGAAGGACCCCGGCTACCGCCAGACCAACAACTGCATTCCGCTCGCCTTCGGGCTGGTCCCGCCGGGCGCTCGGGCCACGGTCGTCGACTCCCTCCTCGCCGACATCAAGCAGCGCGGGAACCATCTCAACACCGGTGCGCTCGGGACGAGTGTGCTGTTGCGGCAGCTGTCCGCGCAGGGCCATCCCGAGGTGGCCCATGCGATCGCCACTCAGCGCACGTACCCGAGTTGGGGCTACTGGTTCGAGAACGGCGCCGACACCATGTGGGAGATGTGGCCGCTCGACTCGCGCTCCCGCGACCACTACTTCCAGGGCACGGTCGTGCAGTGGCTGTACGAGAACGTGGCCGGACTGCGTCCCGGAGACGCGGGCTACCGGACCTTCACGGTCCGCCCGGACGGCCGTACGGGCGTGAACTGGGCCCGTACCTCGGTCCGCACGGTACGTGGAGAGGCCTCGGCGGCGTGGTCGGTCGTGGACGGTTCGACACGGTTGTCGGTGCGGGTGCCGGTGGGTTCGACGGCCGAGGTGTGCGTGCCTGCAGAGAGTCGCTCGGCCGTGAAGGCGCCGGGCGGGGCGGGGTTCGTGCGGGTCGAGCCGGGGTTCGTGGTGTATGAAGTGGCCCACGGCGGCTGGGAGTTCGTGGCCCGGGGCCGGGCCGCCGAGTGATGTGAGGCGGCGAGAGCGACGACTGGGGCCTGGGGCCTGGGACCGAGAAAGGCATCGACGTGCAGCTCAACACCCGTACGTGGGGATCCGGCGACAAGAGTGCCGTACTCGTCCACGGCATCATGTCCGACTCCCGCACCTGGCGCCGGGTCGGACCGGCGCTCGCCGAGCGCGGGTACCGGGTGGTCGCGGTGGATCTGCGCGGGCACGGTGCGTCGCCTCGCGGCGAGTACAGCCCCGCGCTCTTCGCCCGCGACCTCGTGGACACCCTGACCGGGCGGGCCGACGTGGCCATCGGGCATTCCCTGGGCGGACTCGCGCTGTCGCTGGCCATCGACCGGCTGCGGCCGCGTCGCGCGGTGTACTGCGACCCGGTCTGGGCGACGTCCGCGCCCGACCGGCGGGTGGACGCGGCCGCGTTCGTCGAGGGCAGGAACGCGACCCGCGAGCACATCGCCCGGCTCAACCCCCGCTGGGACGAGGCCGATGTGGACATCGAACTCGCCACACTCGCGGACTGGGATCCCGACACGGCCCACTTCCTCGGCGGCCGCCCCCTGCTCGGCTTCCTCCCCACCCAGCCGGTGGTCCCCTCACTCGTCCAACTCGCCGACCCGAGCTTCCTCATCGGCCCCGAGGACGCCACCCACCTACGCGCGAGCCATTTCGAGGTCCGAACGGTCCCCGGCGCGGGCCACACCATCCACCGCGACGACTTCGACGGCTTCATGAAGTCGCTGGAGGGCTGGATCTGACCTCCCTGGAAAAGCGGTTGGAGTCACGGCGCCGCCGGGACACCATGTCCTGACGGTGCTGTGTCTCCTGAGGAAGAGGACCTGCTGGATGAAGAGGAACCGGCTCGGACGTACCGCCGTGGAGGTCACGGAGCTGGGGTTCGGGGGCGGGCCGCTGGGCGGGCTCTTCGAGCCGCTCGACGACACGACCGCGGCGGGGGCGCTGGCGGAGGCCTGGGACAGCGGCATCCGCTACTTCGACACCTCGCCGCACTACGGCATCGGCCACTCCGAGCGGCGCGTGGGTGAGCTGCTGCGGACGAGGCCGCGCGGGGAGTTCACGCTGTCGACGAAGGTCGGCCGGCTGCTCGTGCCACAGGATCCGGCGGGGCGGAAGGACGAGAGTTTCGAGGTGCCCGCGACGCACCGCCGGGTGTGGGACTTCTCGCGGGACGGGATCCGTCGCAGCGTGGAGGACTCCCTCACCCGTATGGGCGTCGACCGGATCGACGTGCTGTTCCTCCATGACGCCGAGTCCCACTTCGAGACCGCGCTGCGTGACGGCTGCCCGGCGCTCGCCGAGCTGCGCGCCGAGGGGGTCGTCGGTGCGATCGGCGCGGGCATGTACCACCCCGGAATGCTGACCCGGCTCGTCGAGGAGACCGACGTCGACGTGGTGATGCTCTCCGGCCGCTACACCCTCCTCGACCACAGTGCCCTCGACGACCTCCTCCCCGCCTGCGCGGCCCGCGACGTCTCGGTCCTGGCGGCCTCCGTCTTCAACTCCGGCCTCCTGGCCACCCCGCGCCCCACCTCCGAGGCCCGCTTCGACTACGCCCCCGCCTCGCAGGCCCTCCTCCAGCGCGCCCACCGCATCGCCGACATCTGCGAAACCCACGGTGTGACCCTCCCCCAGGCCGCCATGGCCTTCCCCCTCCTCCACTCCACGATCGCGGGCATCGTGGTGGGCATGCGCACGGCCGAAGAGGTACGCAGCAACATCGCGTCCCTCGCCACGAACGTCCCGCAGCCCCTGTGGGACGACCTCCGCGCGGATGGCCTCTTGGACGAACGGGCTCCTACGAAGGGGTAGTCCAGTCTTCCGAGTCAGGAGATTAGGACCCCGTGCGGGATTCCAGGTCGGTGCGGGTGTCGTTGCCGTAGACGCCTGATTCGTCGCCGCGGATGCCGTACCAGAGCTGGAAACGGGCTACCGCCTCGGTGAGTGTGGCGTCGTAGCGGCCGGTGGCCGTGCCGCCCTCGTACACGTTGGGGATGCGGAGCAGTCGTTCCTGGAGGTCGCTCACCTCCGGGCCGCTGTCGCCCTCGCGGAGGGTGCCTGCGCCATCGGGGTCGGGAGCGGCGGCGGGCTGGGACGGTGCCGGGGCGGATGACGCGGCCGGGGGCGGCGCCTGGGCCTTGTCGTCGGTGGCCTCGCGGTCCCAGGTGAGCAGAAGGGCCGCGCTGAATCCCGCCAGGGCGGCGGCCACGGCGGCGATGGCGATCGCCGTGCGGCGGAACAGGGACGTACGGCCGTGCGCCGTCGTGCGGGCGACCCGGCGGCCGCGTGTGCCGCCCTGATCGTGGCCTTCGTCGCTGCCGAAGTCGACGATGTACGGCGGCAGTTCCTGGGTGTCGTCCTCCGCCGTACGAGGCAGTGCGGCGGTGTCCGCTACCGGGACCGCGACGAATTCGTACCCGTCGTCCGGGTCGCGTTCCCGTTCCTGGACCTGTCGCACCAG from Streptomyces sp. NBC_00258 includes:
- a CDS encoding DUF397 domain-containing protein — protein: MTSMDPIHSGMPAIDLGTEGWQKPWSGTNGGSCVEAKRLPDGSVAFRQSKDPEGPALIYTRDEMISFLEGAKSGQADFLVA
- a CDS encoding SAM-dependent methyltransferase, producing the protein MADGQSIPDRDALSKIDTTVPHSARIWNYWMGGKDNYEVDREAGDAYSEIAPNIEAMARASRGYLIRTVTLVAGELGIRQFLDIGTGLPTYDNTHQVAQRVAPESRIVYVDNDPLVLRHAQALLTSTPEGVTDYIDADLHEPEKIIEAASKILDFSKPVALMLMGILGHIQDYEEARSIVRRLQAALPPGSYFVHYDSTDTDAELKRAQEGYDDTGAVPYVLRSPREISVYYDGLELLDPGIVSCPLWRPEPGSTPEATDVYGGVARKS
- a CDS encoding FAD-binding oxidoreductase, with the translated sequence MSVTPAQAARQELTQFKGQLIGPDDSGYEEASPVYNAMIVRRPALVARCTSAEDVTHAVGFARAHDLPLAVRGGGHHGAGLGTCDDGVVVDLSPLKDIEVDPEARTVRVGGGCVWGEVDRATNAHGLATPSGIISTTGVGGLTLGGGLGHLTRKCGLAIDNLLEAEVVLADGRGVRASADENPDLFWAIRGGGGNFGVVTSFLFRLHEVSTVVAGPTFWPVEQCAEVLAAYRDFIPHAPRELNGFFLIGAVPPAPPFPEELHGRKACGVVWCYAGEDADAAARAMAPLLDALPEPMLHGPAPMPHPMIQGAFDGLYPPGDQWYWRADFVNEIPAEAIDLHAKFGAELPTMKSTMHLYPIDGAVHDHAPTDTAWSYRDARWASVFAGVDPDPANADDIKRWTVDYFEALHPYSAGGAYVNMMMDEGQERVRASYRDNYARLARIKAEYDPGNLFRLNQNIEPAARP
- a CDS encoding ATP-binding protein, with amino-acid sequence MDWGILERDDELDRLAAAARDAADGAGSVTLVFGEAGIGKSSLVKAMPAVLPEKARVLVGECDDLATRRPLGPFRDLVGSVGAELARALTVGGDRPRVYDALRAELTAAPHPAVLVIEDVHWADEASLDALRFLVHRVERLPALLVLTYRDDELDRRHPLHHLLGQVSRAERVHRLPLSRLSAGAVRELSSVSRLDPAEVYEVTSGNPFFVAEVVAAGGTGGVPPTVVDAVLARLRGLDDRTRDALEQLAVVPSAVERSLVDTLFTDGVAELAAAEQRGLLTVTPERAGFRHELIRRAVADSLPAARRIELNRHILAALVAKPGSDPARVVHHAAEAGDQEAIARYGPDAARDASSAGAHREAAAHLRLVLRQRDRFEATELADLLERYAVESYTIADSAAAVDAERDAVALRRFLGDTRALGADLRWLSRIHWWAGNADEAQRAAREAIAVLEDAGDDRLLALALSNTSQLHMLSERSALAIDFGERAIALARRTGDDAILAHALNNVGSARWRSGDPLGRAQLEESLKVALAAGEVEHACRSYANLIWTLLQRLEFTEADRYLAPGMALADRAEHVGFLSYLHVATALRRFAAGAWDDAERHAEIGAHDFVPARCPALTVLARVRVRRGRDGGEQLLDEAWQIAVRARELQRTGPVAVARAEAAWLRGDHAAVIAVAGEVFEEARRLSAMPHVAELGYWLTKAGSPVPADGWDHPYALQTAGRWREAAEVWRAAGCPYEDAAALAESPDPDDKLTALAGLDALGAEPLARLVRGELRRLGVRHIPRGPLAATRDNPAGLTERQLQVMRLLAQGLTNPEIAERLVVSVRTVDNHVSAVLDKLGARSRRQATARATELGLVPGRET
- a CDS encoding family 78 glycoside hydrolase catalytic domain, yielding MTKGWNRRAFLRTSVAGAGASAALGSGAVETAAASAGTAADASGAGRLRIERTTVEYAETLLGTEVEKPRLTWELAAEGRGARQTAYQVRVALSKKGLRQERRTVWDSGRVTSDRTVGIAYDGPALQPRTRYHWHVRVWDGEGRPSAWSAPRWWETTLSKDAWKGVWIGAAAAPEPPTFDGASWIWSPGSTSNDAPAGPRWFRGALTPPAGAEVRKATLLATADDDFTLYLGGERVAHQPEQTDAWRQGHLVDVTEQVRAAGSGPIAVAALATNRGNASVNPGGLLVRLIVETGSDTVELVTDEGWRCAENEQEGWQRPEFDDSGWPEAAVLAAYGQGPWGNGVSITATEQPAPLLRHEFAVPKPVARARLYISGLAYYDAEINGRRVGRQVLDPGFTDYDETVLYAVHDVTDLLRRGTNAIGVTLGRGFFGMTTPNVWNWHRPPWHGEPRLLGQLEIDHPDGSRTTVATDGRWRITDGPTLSNSLYAGESYDARKAPGAAWSRPGFDDSGWQEVQRQAAPKGTLHAQPHDPIEVVETVRPVAVEELSEGVYVVDMGRTMAGWTRLTVRAGAGTTVRMIHGEKLKSDGSVHAETGHVPGRFQTDEYVCAGGGADEVWEPKFSYKGFRYVQISGLPAKPKPSQVLGRVVHTRVAETGTFACSEPFYERLEGAMRRTVLNNLHGIPTDTPMYEKNGWTGDAQLGAPVMTYALGVHRFLSKWLGDLKDSQNADGQLPVIVPSGGWGYGDLGPSPEWTTVYPFLLREMYRVYGDERLARDHWAPLTRYLDWEISRLKDGLAVTALGDYLPPGYGGNPPEDTRLTATAYLHRALTDTAELADLLRDAEVADRYRKAADGLKAAFNAAFLGPDGHYRTAKDPGYRQTNNCIPLAFGLVPPGARATVVDSLLADIKQRGNHLNTGALGTSVLLRQLSAQGHPEVAHAIATQRTYPSWGYWFENGADTMWEMWPLDSRSRDHYFQGTVVQWLYENVAGLRPGDAGYRTFTVRPDGRTGVNWARTSVRTVRGEASAAWSVVDGSTRLSVRVPVGSTAEVCVPAESRSAVKAPGGAGFVRVEPGFVVYEVAHGGWEFVARGRAAE
- a CDS encoding alpha/beta fold hydrolase, with the translated sequence MQLNTRTWGSGDKSAVLVHGIMSDSRTWRRVGPALAERGYRVVAVDLRGHGASPRGEYSPALFARDLVDTLTGRADVAIGHSLGGLALSLAIDRLRPRRAVYCDPVWATSAPDRRVDAAAFVEGRNATREHIARLNPRWDEADVDIELATLADWDPDTAHFLGGRPLLGFLPTQPVVPSLVQLADPSFLIGPEDATHLRASHFEVRTVPGAGHTIHRDDFDGFMKSLEGWI
- a CDS encoding aldo/keto reductase; translated protein: MKRNRLGRTAVEVTELGFGGGPLGGLFEPLDDTTAAGALAEAWDSGIRYFDTSPHYGIGHSERRVGELLRTRPRGEFTLSTKVGRLLVPQDPAGRKDESFEVPATHRRVWDFSRDGIRRSVEDSLTRMGVDRIDVLFLHDAESHFETALRDGCPALAELRAEGVVGAIGAGMYHPGMLTRLVEETDVDVVMLSGRYTLLDHSALDDLLPACAARDVSVLAASVFNSGLLATPRPTSEARFDYAPASQALLQRAHRIADICETHGVTLPQAAMAFPLLHSTIAGIVVGMRTAEEVRSNIASLATNVPQPLWDDLRADGLLDERAPTKG
- a CDS encoding peptidoglycan-binding domain-containing protein — encoded protein: MSTPSDPQLPPNRSALEPTHVMRRRRSGALSELVRQVQERERDPDDGYEFVAVPVADTAALPRTAEDDTQELPPYIVDFGSDEGHDQGGTRGRRVARTTAHGRTSLFRRTAIAIAAVAAALAGFSAALLLTWDREATDDKAQAPPPAASSAPAPSQPAAAPDPDGAGTLREGDSGPEVSDLQERLLRIPNVYEGGTATGRYDATLTEAVARFQLWYGIRGDESGVYGNDTRTDLESRTGS